Proteins encoded together in one Bombus affinis isolate iyBomAffi1 chromosome 2, iyBomAffi1.2, whole genome shotgun sequence window:
- the LOC126928680 gene encoding POU domain protein CF1A has protein sequence MAATTYMPISSAVSSELDGGSGTAIGMNIAVGGYSSGSPRSAADAGEMKYMPAPQHHHHHHHHHQVTSSPSPNGLSHPTASLSSANPWVSLQPSSDHWAASMGMHHTSHHPHHHPHQANAAGLDVKPLAAAAATAAAAAAAANDQSMHPHRGGPHQSPGMASPHSWHAPVVPSAHYNPSGGAASPTTLQQYHAAMNGMLHPHPHQHHPQLHNHQTAGLHPNLRDPGSPVGHALHPGHPHDRDQSAGEEDTPTSDDLEAFARQFKQRRIKLGFTQADVGLALGTLYGNVFSQTTICRFEALQLSFKNMCKLKPLLQKWLEEADSTTGSPTSIDKIAAQGRKRKKRTSIEVSVKGALEQHFHKQPKPSAQEITTLADNLQLEKEVVRVWFCNRRQKEKRMTPPNTLGDGIIEGVPPGHQSQPSLHQAYHPQDHLHGSPMGHSHSPPMLSPQGLTAHSLAAH, from the coding sequence ATGGCCGCTACCACGTACATGCCTATTAGTAGCGCAGTGTCGTCCGAGCTGGATGGTGGTTCGGGTACAGCGATCGGGATGAACATCGCCGTAGGTGGCTACTCCTCGGGCTCGCCTCGTAGCGCCGCCGATGCCGGGGAGATGAAGTACATGCCGGCGCCGCAGCATCATCACCACCATCATCACCATCATCAGGTGACATCGTCGCCGTCGCCGAACGGATTGTCGCATCCGACGGCGAGCCTCTCGTCGGCGAATCCCTGGGTGAGCCTGCAACCGAGCAGCGATCACTGGGCGGCCTCGATGGGCATGCACCACACCAGTCATCATCCGCACCATCATCCGCACCAGGCGAACGCCGCTGGACTCGACGTGAAGCCGCTCGCGGCAGCGGCCGCTACCGCGGCAGCGGCTGCCGCGGCCGCCAACGACCAGTCGATGCATCCGCATCGCGGCGGTCCTCACCAATCGCCCGGAATGGCCTCGCCGCATTCTTGGCACGCGCCCGTCGTCCCGTCGGCCCATTACAATCCGAGCGGTGGCGCGGCCTCGCCCACTACCCTTCAACAGTACCATGCCGCGATGAACGGTATGCTGCATCCGCATCCGCATCAACACCATCCTCAGCTTCACAATCACCAGACCGCCGGTTTACATCCGAACTTGAGGGATCCCGGGTCGCCGGTCGGCCACGCGCTGCATCCCGGCCACCCGCACGACAGGGATCAGAGCGCCGGAGAGGAGGACACACCGACATCGGACGACCTCGAGGCGTTCGCCAGACAGTTCAAACAGCGGCGCATCAAGCTGGGCTTCACCCAGGCGGACGTCGGTCTCGCGCTCGGTACTCTCTACGGCAACGTCTTCTCGCAGACGACGATATGCAGGTTCGAGGCTCTTCAGCTGAGCTTCAAGAACATGTGCAAGTTGAAGCCGCTGCTGCAGAAGTGGCTCGAGGAGGCGGACTCGACGACCGGCTCGCCGACGAGCATCGACAAAATCGCCGCCCAGGGTAGGAAACGAAAGAAGCGAACGTCGATCGAGGTGTCGGTGAAGGGCGCGCTCGAGCAACACTTCCACAAACAGCCGAAACCGTCCGCGCAGGAGATCACCACGCTCGCGGACAACCTTCAACTGGAGAAAGAAGTGGTCAGGGTGTGGTTCTGTAACCGACGGCAAAAGGAGAAGAGGATGACACCGCCGAACACGCTCGGCGACGGAATCATAGAGGGCGTGCCGCCCGGACACCAGAGTCAGCCTAGTCTTCACCAGGCGTATCATCCGCAGGATCATCTTCACGGATCGCCGATGGGCCACAGCCACAGTCCGCCGATGCTCAGCCCTCAGGGTCTGACGGCGCACTCGTTGGCGGCTCACTAG